Proteins from a single region of Pseudomonas fulva:
- a CDS encoding GNAT family N-acetyltransferase, whose amino-acid sequence MNDLHVRIADWHRDYEELRRIRETVFVAEQAVPPELEWDAEDSDAVHFLACEGDYPIGTARLLADGQIGRVSVLKDWRGLKVGEALLLAVIAEAEKRGLSQQMLSAQVQATPFYEKLGFTVVSEEYLEAGIPHVDMVRSSS is encoded by the coding sequence ATGAATGACCTGCACGTACGCATCGCCGACTGGCACAGGGATTACGAGGAGCTGCGTCGCATCCGCGAAACGGTTTTCGTGGCTGAACAGGCCGTGCCGCCTGAACTGGAATGGGACGCCGAAGACAGTGATGCCGTGCATTTTCTCGCCTGCGAAGGCGACTACCCGATCGGTACGGCACGCCTGCTCGCCGACGGCCAGATCGGCCGGGTGTCGGTGCTCAAGGACTGGCGCGGCTTGAAAGTCGGCGAAGCACTGCTGTTGGCGGTGATCGCCGAGGCGGAAAAACGTGGCCTGAGCCAGCAAATGCTCAGCGCCCAGGTGCAGGCGACGCCGTTCTATGAAAAGCTGGGCTTCACTGTAGTGAGCGAGGAATACCTGGAAGCCGGTATCCCTCACGTCGACATGGTGCGCAGCAGCAGCTGA
- a CDS encoding cupin domain-containing protein yields MNPDAPLQLLGGLSAREFLRDYWQKKPLLVRQAIADFESPISPDELAGLALEEEVESRLVLEHGETPWEVRRGPFAEDAFAELPERDWTLLVQAVDQFVPDVAELLEQFKFLPKWRIDDVMISFATPGGGVGPHFDNYDVFLLQAHGRRRWQIGQMCDAQSPLLPDLDMKILAQFDQTEEWVLEPGDMLYLPPLLAHCGTAEDDCMTYSVGFRAPSAAEVLTHFTDFLGQFLPDETRYSDAGTAPASDPNEIQRDALERLKALLAEHMSDERLLMTWFGQFMTEPKYPELIAGIEIDEDGFLDQLEDGAILVRNPSARLAWSEVGDGLVLFASGQSRLVSASLRELLKLICSADALHLENLGPWLGNDEARELVLELAKQGSLEFAADE; encoded by the coding sequence ATGAATCCTGATGCTCCTCTTCAGCTATTGGGTGGCCTGAGCGCACGCGAGTTCCTGCGCGACTACTGGCAGAAGAAGCCCTTGCTGGTGCGCCAGGCCATCGCCGACTTCGAGAGTCCGATTTCTCCCGACGAGCTGGCCGGCCTGGCCCTCGAGGAAGAAGTCGAGTCGCGCCTGGTGCTCGAGCACGGCGAGACGCCCTGGGAAGTTCGCCGCGGCCCCTTCGCCGAGGATGCCTTCGCCGAGCTGCCGGAACGTGACTGGACCCTGCTGGTGCAGGCCGTCGACCAGTTCGTGCCCGACGTCGCCGAGCTGCTGGAGCAGTTCAAGTTCCTGCCCAAGTGGCGCATCGACGACGTGATGATCAGCTTCGCCACACCGGGTGGCGGTGTTGGCCCGCACTTCGACAACTACGACGTGTTTCTGCTGCAGGCCCATGGCCGCCGCCGCTGGCAGATCGGCCAGATGTGCGACGCCCAGAGCCCGCTGCTGCCGGATCTGGACATGAAGATCCTGGCTCAATTCGATCAAACTGAAGAATGGGTGCTCGAGCCCGGCGATATGCTCTATCTGCCGCCGCTCCTGGCCCACTGTGGTACCGCCGAGGACGATTGCATGACTTATTCCGTGGGTTTCCGCGCACCCAGCGCGGCCGAAGTACTGACCCATTTCACTGATTTCCTTGGCCAGTTCCTGCCGGACGAAACGCGCTACAGCGACGCCGGCACCGCGCCGGCCAGCGACCCCAACGAGATCCAGCGCGATGCCCTGGAGCGCCTCAAGGCGCTGCTCGCCGAGCACATGAGCGACGAGCGCCTGCTGATGACCTGGTTCGGCCAGTTCATGACCGAGCCCAAGTACCCGGAACTGATCGCCGGCATCGAGATCGACGAGGACGGCTTCCTCGATCAGCTCGAGGATGGCGCCATCCTGGTCCGCAACCCCAGCGCGCGCCTGGCCTGGTCGGAAGTCGGCGATGGCCTGGTGCTGTTCGCCAGCGGCCAGAGCCGCCTGGTGTCCGCCAGCCTGCGCGAGCTGCTCAAGCTGATCTGCTCGGCCGACGCCCTGCACCTGGAAAACCTGGGCCCATGGCTGGGCAACGACGAGGCCCGCGAGCTGGTGCTCGAACTGGCCAAGCAGGGAAGCCTGGAGTTTGCTGCCGATGAATGA
- the purB gene encoding adenylosuccinate lyase, whose product MQLSSLTAVSPVDGRYAGKTSALRPIFSEYGLIRFRVQVEVRWLQRLAAHQGISEVAPFSAEANALLDELAENFAVEHAERVKEIERTTNHDVKAVEYLLKEQAAKLPELDKVSEFIHFACTSEDINNLSHALMLREGRDKVLLPLMRQIAAAIRELAVRFADVPMLSRTHGQPASPTTLGKELANVVYRLERQIVQIAAVPLLGKINGAVGNYNAHLSAYPQVDWEANARQFIEGDLGLQWNPYTTQIEPHDYIAELFDAIARFNTILIDFDRDVWGYISLGYFKQKTVAGEIGSSTMPHKVNPIDFENSEGNLGIANALFQHLASKLPISRWQRDLTDSTVLRNLGVGFAHSVIAYEASLKGISKLELNAQRIAEDLDACWEVLAEPIQTVMRRYAIENPYEKLKELTRGKGITPEALLAFIDTLDMPAAAKEELKQLTPANYIGNAVAQAKRI is encoded by the coding sequence ATGCAGCTTTCCTCGCTCACCGCGGTTTCGCCCGTAGACGGCCGCTATGCCGGCAAAACCAGCGCCCTGCGCCCCATTTTCAGCGAGTACGGCCTGATCCGTTTCCGCGTCCAGGTGGAAGTGCGCTGGCTGCAGCGCCTCGCCGCCCATCAAGGCATCAGCGAAGTGGCGCCCTTCTCCGCCGAAGCCAACGCCTTGCTCGATGAGCTGGCGGAAAATTTCGCCGTCGAGCACGCCGAGCGCGTCAAGGAAATCGAGCGCACCACCAACCACGACGTCAAGGCCGTGGAGTACCTGCTCAAGGAGCAGGCGGCGAAGCTGCCGGAACTGGACAAGGTCAGCGAGTTCATCCACTTCGCCTGCACCAGCGAGGACATCAACAACCTGTCCCACGCCCTGATGCTGCGCGAAGGCCGCGACAAGGTGCTGCTGCCGCTGATGCGCCAGATCGCTGCCGCCATCCGCGAGCTGGCGGTCAGGTTCGCCGACGTGCCGATGCTGTCGCGCACCCATGGCCAGCCGGCTTCGCCGACCACCCTGGGCAAGGAACTGGCCAACGTCGTCTACCGCCTCGAGCGACAGATCGTGCAGATCGCCGCCGTGCCGCTGCTGGGCAAGATCAACGGCGCCGTGGGCAACTACAATGCCCACCTGTCGGCCTACCCGCAGGTCGACTGGGAAGCCAACGCCCGCCAGTTCATCGAAGGTGACCTGGGCCTGCAGTGGAACCCCTACACCACGCAGATCGAGCCGCACGACTACATCGCCGAGCTGTTCGACGCCATCGCGCGCTTCAACACCATCCTCATCGACTTCGATCGCGACGTCTGGGGCTATATCTCCCTGGGCTACTTCAAGCAGAAGACCGTCGCTGGTGAAATCGGCTCCTCGACCATGCCGCACAAGGTCAACCCGATCGACTTCGAGAACTCCGAAGGCAACCTCGGTATCGCCAACGCGCTGTTCCAGCACCTGGCCAGCAAGCTGCCGATCTCGCGCTGGCAGCGTGACCTGACCGACTCCACCGTACTGCGCAACCTCGGTGTCGGCTTCGCCCACAGCGTGATCGCCTATGAAGCAAGCCTCAAGGGAATCAGTAAGTTGGAGCTCAATGCTCAGCGTATTGCTGAAGATCTGGACGCCTGCTGGGAAGTGCTCGCCGAACCGATCCAGACCGTCATGCGTCGCTATGCCATCGAGAACCCCTACGAGAAGCTCAAGGAGCTGACCCGTGGCAAGGGCATCACGCCCGAGGCGCTGCTGGCCTTCATCGACACGCTGGACATGCCCGCTGCGGCCAAGGAAGAGCTCAAGCAGCTCACGCCGGCCAACTACATCGGCAATGCCGTGGCGCAGGCCAAACGCATCTAA
- the hflD gene encoding high frequency lysogenization protein HflD, which yields MNPIQEQLIALGAVFQAAVMVDKIAKTGQAGESEVTCLIGSLLVRDANGTLDVYGGDDLNLRDGYRALVSALERDPTSLQREPLRYALALLGLERQLDKRGDLLQLMGNRLDQIQSQADHFGIGHENVISSCGALYQDTISTFKQRIQVQGDSRFLQQPANASKIRGLLLAGIRSARLWRQLGGHRWQLVFSRRKLLRELYPMLRG from the coding sequence ATGAATCCCATTCAAGAACAGCTGATCGCTCTGGGCGCGGTATTTCAGGCCGCGGTAATGGTCGACAAGATCGCCAAGACCGGCCAGGCCGGCGAAAGCGAAGTGACCTGCCTGATCGGCAGCCTGCTGGTGCGCGATGCCAACGGCACCCTGGATGTCTATGGCGGCGATGACCTCAATCTGCGCGACGGCTATCGCGCTCTGGTCAGCGCTCTGGAGCGCGACCCCACCAGCCTGCAGCGCGAGCCATTGCGTTATGCCCTTGCCCTGCTCGGCCTGGAACGCCAACTCGACAAGCGCGGCGACCTGCTGCAGTTGATGGGCAATCGCCTGGATCAGATCCAGAGCCAGGCCGATCACTTCGGCATCGGCCACGAGAATGTCATTTCCTCGTGCGGCGCGCTTTACCAGGACACCATCAGCACCTTCAAGCAACGCATCCAGGTACAGGGCGACAGCCGCTTCCTGCAGCAACCGGCCAACGCCTCGAAGATTCGCGGCCTGCTGCTCGCCGGGATTCGCTCGGCGCGCCTCTGGCGCCAACTGGGCGGCCATCGCTGGCAGCTGGTATTCAGTCGCCGCAAGTTGCTGCGCGAGCTTTACCCGATGCTGCGTGGCTAA
- the mnmA gene encoding tRNA 2-thiouridine(34) synthase MnmA, with protein MQDPATQRVIVGMSGGVDSSVSALLLLEAGYQVEGLFMKNWDEDDGTEYCTAMDDLADAQAVCDRIGIKLHTANFAAEYWDNVFEHFLAEYKAGRTPNPDILCNREIKFKAFLDYALMLGADLIATGHYVRRRDVDGRSELLKGLDANKDQSYFLHAVGGEQIARTLFPVGELEKPEVRAIAEKYELATAKKKDSTGICFIGERRFSDFLKQYLPAQPGTIETTEGEVIGKHHGLMYHTIGQRQGLGIGGLKDAGDEPWYVLHKDLARNVLVVGQGNEHPWLFSRALLASQIYWVNPVALDVPRQLTAKVRYRQADQACTLERTAEGYRATFEQPQRAVTPGQSVVFYDGDICLGGSVIESAEPWSEGAPR; from the coding sequence ATGCAAGATCCAGCCACCCAGCGCGTCATCGTCGGCATGTCCGGCGGTGTCGACTCCTCCGTCTCGGCCCTGCTGCTGCTCGAAGCCGGCTACCAGGTCGAAGGCCTGTTCATGAAGAACTGGGACGAAGACGACGGCACCGAATACTGCACCGCCATGGACGACCTGGCCGACGCCCAGGCCGTGTGCGACCGCATCGGCATCAAGCTGCACACCGCCAACTTCGCCGCCGAGTACTGGGACAACGTGTTCGAGCACTTCCTGGCCGAGTACAAGGCCGGCCGCACGCCCAACCCGGACATCCTCTGCAACCGTGAGATCAAGTTCAAGGCGTTCCTCGACTACGCCCTGATGCTCGGCGCCGACCTGATCGCCACCGGCCACTACGTGCGCCGCCGCGATGTCGACGGCCGCAGCGAACTGCTCAAGGGCCTGGATGCCAACAAGGACCAGAGCTACTTCCTGCACGCCGTGGGCGGCGAGCAGATCGCCAGGACCCTGTTCCCGGTCGGTGAACTGGAAAAGCCCGAGGTGCGGGCGATCGCCGAGAAATACGAGCTGGCCACCGCCAAGAAGAAGGATTCCACCGGCATCTGCTTCATTGGCGAGCGGCGTTTCAGCGATTTCCTCAAGCAGTACCTGCCGGCGCAGCCCGGCACCATCGAAACCACCGAGGGCGAGGTGATCGGCAAGCATCACGGCCTGATGTATCACACCATCGGTCAGCGCCAGGGCCTGGGTATCGGCGGCCTCAAGGATGCCGGTGACGAGCCCTGGTACGTGCTGCACAAGGACCTGGCCCGCAATGTGCTGGTGGTCGGCCAGGGCAACGAGCACCCGTGGCTGTTCTCCCGCGCCCTGCTCGCCTCGCAGATCTATTGGGTCAACCCGGTGGCGCTCGACGTGCCGCGGCAGCTGACCGCCAAGGTGCGCTACCGCCAGGCCGATCAGGCTTGCACCCTGGAGCGCACGGCCGAGGGTTATCGTGCCACCTTCGAGCAACCGCAACGCGCCGTCACGCCGGGCCAGTCCGTGGTGTTCTACGACGGCGATATCTGTCTCGGCGGCAGCGTGATCGAAAGCGCCGAGCCCTGGAGCGAGGGCGCCCCGCGATGA
- a CDS encoding NUDIX hydrolase: MTWHAHVTVATIVEHEGRFLFVEELKGGRLVLNQPAGHLEPRESLPQAAVRETLEETGCDVELTGVTGIYLYTAPSNGVTYQRICFVAELLQHHPERELDRDISGIRWLTYDELLAARDRLRSELVLRCLDDYLAGARFPLGLIHDLM, from the coding sequence ATGACCTGGCATGCACACGTTACCGTCGCCACCATCGTCGAGCACGAGGGGCGCTTTCTGTTCGTCGAGGAACTCAAGGGTGGGCGCCTGGTGCTCAATCAGCCCGCCGGCCATCTGGAACCCAGGGAAAGCCTGCCGCAGGCCGCCGTGCGCGAAACGCTCGAGGAAACCGGCTGCGACGTCGAACTGACCGGAGTTACCGGCATCTACCTGTACACCGCGCCGAGCAACGGCGTGACCTACCAGCGCATCTGCTTCGTCGCCGAGCTGCTGCAGCACCACCCCGAGCGCGAGCTGGACCGCGACATCAGCGGCATCCGCTGGCTCACCTACGACGAACTGCTGGCCGCGCGTGATCGCCTGCGCAGCGAACTGGTGCTGCGCTGCCTGGACGACTACCTGGCCGGCGCCCGCTTCCCCCTCGGCCTCATCCACGACCTGATGTGA
- a CDS encoding NADP-dependent isocitrate dehydrogenase, whose protein sequence is MTTRSKIIYTLTDEAPALATYSLLPIVKAFTASSDIAVETRDISLAGRILALFPEFLTDAQKQGDHLAELGALATTPEANIIKLPNISASVPQLKAAIKELQSQGHALPDYPDAGDSDEARDIRSRYDKVKGSAVNPVLREGNSDRRAPLSVKNYARKHPHKMGAWAADSKSHVAHMESGDFYGSEKAALIDAQGSVKIELIAADGSTTVLKEKTSVLADEVLDCSVMSKQALRSFIAAQIEDAKKQGVLFSVHLKATMMKVSDPIIFGQIVAEFYKPALEKHAAALQEAGFNLNNGIGDLYASIKKLPADKQAEIEADINAVYAERPALAMVNSDKGITNLHVPSDVIVDASMPAMIRDSGRMWNTAGELQDAKAVIPDRCYAGIYQAVIEDCKANGAFNPTTMGSVPNVGLMAQKAEEYGSHDKTFQIHANGVVRVSDASGKVLMEQKVEEGDIFRMCQTKDAPIQDWVKLAVNRARLSNTPAVFWLDPARAHDAEMIRKVEKYLKEHDTNGLDIRILAPVDAIKFSLARIREGKDTISVTGNVLRDYLTDLFPIMELGTSAKMLSIVPLMNGGGLFETGAGGSAPKHVQQLVEENFLRWDSLGEFLALAASLEHLGNTYDNPKALVLSKTLDQATGQFLDNDKSPARKVGGIDNRGSHFYLALYWAQALAAQSEDAALQAQFAPLAKTLSDNEAKIVAELGAVQGKPAQIGGYYAPDKALTEKVMRPSATLNAALASLA, encoded by the coding sequence ATGACCACACGCTCGAAGATCATTTACACCCTCACCGACGAAGCCCCAGCGCTCGCGACCTACTCCCTGCTCCCCATCGTCAAAGCCTTTACCGCCTCCTCCGATATCGCCGTCGAGACCCGCGACATTTCGCTGGCCGGCCGTATCCTGGCGCTGTTCCCCGAGTTTCTGACCGACGCTCAGAAACAGGGTGACCACCTCGCCGAACTGGGCGCCCTGGCCACCACGCCAGAAGCCAACATCATCAAGCTGCCGAACATCAGCGCCTCGGTGCCGCAGCTCAAAGCCGCGATCAAGGAACTGCAGAGCCAGGGCCATGCCCTGCCCGACTATCCGGATGCCGGTGACAGCGACGAAGCCCGCGACATCCGCAGCCGTTACGACAAGGTCAAGGGCAGTGCCGTGAACCCGGTTCTGCGCGAAGGCAACTCCGACCGCCGTGCGCCGCTGTCGGTCAAGAACTACGCCCGCAAGCACCCGCACAAGATGGGCGCCTGGGCTGCCGACTCCAAGTCCCACGTGGCGCACATGGAGAGCGGCGATTTCTACGGCAGCGAAAAAGCCGCCCTGATCGACGCCCAGGGCAGCGTGAAGATCGAGCTGATCGCCGCTGACGGCAGCACCACCGTGCTGAAAGAGAAGACCAGCGTACTGGCTGACGAAGTTCTCGATTGCTCGGTGATGAGCAAGCAGGCCCTGCGCAGCTTCATCGCCGCCCAGATCGAGGACGCCAAGAAACAGGGCGTGCTGTTCTCGGTGCACCTCAAGGCCACCATGATGAAGGTCTCCGATCCGATCATCTTTGGCCAGATCGTCGCCGAGTTCTACAAGCCAGCCTTGGAAAAGCACGCTGCTGCCCTGCAGGAAGCCGGCTTCAACCTGAACAACGGCATCGGCGACCTGTACGCCAGCATCAAGAAGCTGCCGGCCGACAAGCAGGCCGAGATCGAAGCCGACATCAACGCCGTCTACGCCGAGCGCCCGGCGCTTGCGATGGTCAACTCCGACAAGGGCATCACCAACCTGCACGTGCCGAGCGACGTGATCGTCGACGCCTCGATGCCGGCGATGATTCGTGACTCGGGCCGCATGTGGAACACCGCTGGTGAACTGCAGGACGCCAAGGCGGTGATCCCGGATCGCTGCTACGCCGGCATCTACCAGGCCGTGATCGAAGACTGCAAGGCCAATGGTGCCTTCAACCCGACCACCATGGGCAGCGTGCCGAACGTTGGCCTGATGGCGCAGAAAGCCGAAGAGTACGGCTCCCACGACAAGACCTTCCAGATCCACGCCAATGGCGTGGTGCGCGTCAGCGATGCCAGCGGCAAGGTGCTGATGGAGCAGAAGGTCGAGGAAGGTGACATCTTCCGCATGTGCCAGACCAAGGACGCGCCGATCCAGGACTGGGTCAAGCTGGCCGTCAACCGTGCCCGCCTGAGCAACACCCCGGCGGTGTTCTGGCTGGACCCGGCGCGCGCTCACGACGCCGAAATGATCAGGAAGGTCGAGAAGTACCTGAAGGAGCACGACACCAACGGCCTGGACATCCGCATCCTCGCCCCGGTCGACGCCATCAAGTTTTCCCTGGCGCGCATCCGCGAAGGCAAGGACACCATCTCGGTGACCGGCAACGTACTGCGCGACTACCTGACCGACCTGTTCCCGATCATGGAACTGGGCACCAGTGCCAAGATGCTGTCGATCGTGCCGCTGATGAACGGCGGCGGCCTGTTCGAAACCGGCGCTGGCGGCTCCGCGCCGAAGCACGTGCAGCAGTTGGTCGAAGAGAACTTCCTGCGCTGGGATTCCCTGGGTGAATTCCTGGCCCTGGCCGCTTCCCTGGAGCACTTGGGCAATACCTACGACAACCCCAAAGCCCTGGTGCTGAGCAAGACCCTGGACCAGGCTACCGGCCAGTTCCTCGACAACGACAAGTCGCCGGCGCGCAAGGTTGGCGGTATCGACAACCGCGGCAGCCATTTCTACCTGGCGCTGTACTGGGCACAAGCCCTGGCAGCCCAGAGCGAAGACGCCGCCCTGCAGGCGCAGTTCGCGCCGCTGGCCAAGACCCTGAGCGACAACGAAGCCAAGATCGTTGCCGAGCTGGGCGCGGTCCAGGGCAAGCCGGCGCAAATCGGTGGCTACTACGCACCGGACAAGGCGCTGACCGAAAAAGTCATGCGTCCGAGCGCGACCCTCAACGCGGCCCTGGCCTCCCTGGCTTGA
- the cspD gene encoding cold shock domain-containing protein CspD — protein MLSGKVKWFNNAKGYGFILADGRDEDLFAHYSAIQMDGYKTLKAGQAVSFDIIQGPKGLHAVNISAAQAVQDAPAPAASPARASAVGA, from the coding sequence ATGCTAAGTGGTAAGGTCAAGTGGTTCAACAACGCCAAGGGCTACGGATTCATCCTCGCCGACGGCCGAGATGAGGACCTGTTCGCCCATTACTCGGCCATCCAGATGGATGGCTACAAAACCCTGAAGGCCGGCCAAGCCGTCAGTTTCGATATCATTCAAGGCCCCAAGGGTCTCCACGCCGTGAATATCAGTGCCGCTCAGGCCGTCCAGGATGCACCTGCTCCAGCAGCCAGCCCGGCACGGGCGTCCGCCGTTGGCGCCTGA
- the clpS gene encoding ATP-dependent Clp protease adapter ClpS, with product MHASSQIRLTFNQDRPAPHEDDSSGLAVEESKPALQAPPLYKVVLFNDDYTPMDFVVEILETFFNLNREVATRIMLTVHTEGRAVCGLYTRDIAETKATQVNQYARESQHPLLCEIEKDG from the coding sequence ATGCATGCAAGTAGCCAGATTCGACTAACATTCAATCAGGATCGACCCGCACCGCATGAGGACGACTCATCAGGCCTGGCCGTCGAGGAGTCCAAGCCGGCATTGCAGGCGCCTCCTCTCTACAAGGTGGTCTTGTTCAATGATGACTACACCCCCATGGATTTCGTGGTCGAGATACTTGAGACCTTCTTCAACCTCAATCGCGAGGTGGCAACCAGGATCATGTTGACCGTGCATACCGAAGGTCGCGCCGTGTGCGGGCTCTATACCCGCGACATCGCCGAGACCAAGGCCACGCAGGTCAATCAATACGCGCGGGAAAGCCAGCATCCATTACTCTGTGAAATCGAGAAGGACGGTTAA
- the clpA gene encoding ATP-dependent Clp protease ATP-binding subunit ClpA, which produces MLNRELEVTLNLAFKEARAKRHEFMTVEHLLLALLDNEAAASVLRACGASLDKLRSDLQEFIDSTTPLIPQHDEERETQPTLGFQRVLQRAVFHVQSSGKREVTGANVLVAIFSEQESQAVFLLKQQSVARIDVVNFIAHGISKVPGQGASPESDPEMQDEEGGESSSSSNPLDAYASNLNEMARQGRIDPLVGREHEVERVAQILARRRKNNPLLVGEAGVGKTAIAEGLAKRIVDNQVPDLLADSVVYSLDLGALLAGTKYRGDFEKRLKALLTELRKRPQAILFIDEIHTIIGAGAASGGVMDASNLLKPALSSGEIRCIGSTTFQEFRGIFEKDRALARRFQKVDVVEPSVEDTIGILKGLKGRFEQHHDIEYSDEALRAAAELASRYINDRHMPDKAIDVIDEAGAFQRLQPEDKRVKRIDVPQVEDIVAKIARIPPKHVSSSDKELLRNLERDLKLTVFGQDAAIDSLATAIKLSRAGLKAPDKPVGSFLFAGPTGVGKTEAARQLSKALGVELVRFDMSEYMERHTVSRLIGAPPGYVGFDQGGLLTEAITKQPHCVLLLDEIEKAHPEVFNLLLQVMDHGTLTDNNGRKADFRNVILIMTTNAGAETASRASIGFSYQDHSSDAMEVIKKSFTPEFRNRLDTIIQFGRLSHDTIKSIVDKFLIELQAQLEDKRVMLEVSNAARDWLAEQGYDVQMGARPMARLIQDRIKRPLAEEILFGELSEHGGTVHVNLENGELTFEFETTAEMA; this is translated from the coding sequence ATGTTAAATCGAGAGCTCGAAGTCACCCTCAACCTTGCCTTCAAGGAGGCACGCGCAAAGCGTCATGAATTCATGACCGTGGAGCACCTCCTGCTGGCTCTTCTGGACAACGAAGCGGCAGCCAGCGTGCTGCGCGCCTGTGGGGCCAGCCTGGACAAGCTGCGCAGTGACCTGCAGGAATTCATCGACTCCACCACGCCGCTGATCCCCCAGCATGACGAAGAGCGTGAAACCCAGCCGACGCTGGGCTTCCAGCGTGTGCTGCAGCGCGCGGTATTCCACGTGCAGAGCTCCGGCAAGCGCGAAGTCACCGGGGCCAATGTGCTGGTGGCGATCTTCAGCGAGCAGGAAAGCCAGGCGGTGTTCCTGCTCAAGCAGCAGAGCGTGGCCCGTATCGACGTGGTCAACTTCATCGCCCACGGCATCTCCAAGGTGCCCGGGCAGGGCGCGTCCCCTGAGTCCGACCCGGAAATGCAGGACGAGGAGGGCGGCGAGTCCTCTTCCTCGAGCAATCCACTGGACGCCTACGCCAGCAACCTGAACGAGATGGCCCGCCAGGGGCGCATCGATCCACTGGTCGGCCGCGAGCACGAAGTCGAGCGCGTCGCGCAGATCCTCGCCCGGCGGCGCAAGAACAACCCGCTGCTGGTCGGTGAAGCCGGCGTCGGCAAGACCGCCATCGCCGAAGGCCTGGCCAAGCGCATCGTCGACAACCAGGTGCCCGACCTGCTGGCCGACAGCGTGGTCTATTCCCTGGATCTCGGTGCGCTGCTGGCCGGCACCAAGTACCGTGGTGATTTCGAGAAGCGCCTCAAGGCGCTGCTCACCGAGCTGCGCAAGCGCCCGCAGGCCATCCTGTTCATCGACGAGATCCACACCATTATCGGTGCGGGTGCGGCCTCGGGTGGCGTGATGGATGCCTCCAACCTGCTCAAGCCGGCGCTGTCGTCCGGTGAGATCCGCTGCATCGGCTCCACCACCTTCCAGGAATTCCGCGGCATCTTCGAGAAGGATCGTGCCCTGGCGCGTCGCTTCCAGAAAGTCGATGTGGTGGAGCCATCGGTGGAAGACACCATCGGCATCCTCAAGGGCCTCAAGGGGCGCTTCGAGCAGCACCACGACATCGAGTACAGCGACGAAGCGCTGCGCGCAGCCGCCGAGCTGGCCTCGCGCTACATCAATGACCGTCACATGCCCGACAAGGCCATCGACGTGATCGACGAGGCGGGCGCCTTCCAGCGCCTGCAGCCCGAGGACAAGCGCGTCAAGCGTATCGACGTGCCCCAGGTCGAGGACATCGTCGCCAAGATCGCACGGATTCCGCCAAAGCACGTCAGCAGCTCCGACAAGGAACTGCTGCGCAACCTGGAACGCGACCTGAAGCTGACCGTGTTCGGTCAGGACGCCGCCATCGACTCGCTGGCCACCGCCATCAAGCTGTCGCGCGCCGGCCTGAAAGCACCGGACAAGCCGGTCGGCTCGTTCCTGTTCGCAGGCCCTACCGGCGTCGGCAAGACCGAGGCGGCTCGCCAGCTCTCCAAGGCGCTGGGCGTGGAACTGGTGCGCTTCGACATGTCCGAGTACATGGAGAGGCACACCGTATCGCGCCTGATCGGCGCGCCACCCGGCTACGTCGGCTTCGACCAGGGCGGCCTGCTGACCGAGGCGATCACCAAGCAGCCCCATTGCGTACTGCTGCTCGACGAGATCGAGAAGGCGCACCCGGAAGTCTTCAACCTGCTGTTGCAGGTCATGGACCACGGCACCCTGACCGACAACAACGGGCGCAAGGCGGACTTCCGTAACGTGATCCTGATCATGACCACCAACGCCGGCGCGGAAACCGCCTCGCGGGCGTCGATCGGCTTCAGCTACCAGGATCACTCGTCCGACGCCATGGAAGTGATCAAGAAGAGCTTCACGCCGGAGTTCCGCAACCGTCTGGATACCATCATCCAGTTTGGTCGCCTCAGTCACGACACCATCAAGAGCATCGTCGACAAGTTTCTCATCGAGCTGCAGGCGCAGCTCGAGGACAAGCGCGTCATGCTCGAGGTCAGCAACGCTGCGCGTGACTGGCTGGCCGAACAGGGTTACGACGTTCAGATGGGCGCACGGCCGATGGCGCGCCTTATCCAGGATCGCATCAAGCGACCGCTGGCGGAGGAGATCCTCTTCGGCGAACTCTCCGAGCACGGCGGCACGGTGCATGTGAATCTCGAAAACGGCGAACTGACGTTCGAGTTCGAGACCACCGCGGAGATGGCCTGA
- the infA gene encoding translation initiation factor IF-1, with amino-acid sequence MSKEDSFEMEGTVVDTLPNTMFRVELENGHVVTAHISGKMRKNYIRILTGDKVRVELTPYDLSKGRITYRAR; translated from the coding sequence ATGTCGAAAGAAGACAGCTTCGAAATGGAAGGCACTGTCGTCGACACCCTGCCCAACACCATGTTTCGCGTGGAGTTGGAAAATGGGCACGTCGTTACCGCGCACATCTCCGGAAAGATGCGCAAGAATTACATCCGCATTCTGACGGGTGACAAGGTTCGCGTAGAGCTGACCCCGTACGACCTGAGCAAGGGTCGCATCACCTATCGCGCCCGCTAA